In one window of Juglans regia cultivar Chandler chromosome 3, Walnut 2.0, whole genome shotgun sequence DNA:
- the LOC108999004 gene encoding LOW QUALITY PROTEIN: dof zinc finger protein DOF5.1-like (The sequence of the model RefSeq protein was modified relative to this genomic sequence to represent the inferred CDS: inserted 1 base in 1 codon): MVFSSIPAYLDPANWQQQPNHPPGTTAAAASSQLLPPPPPPPPPPQPHGGGSSGSIRPGSMADRARMANIPMPETALKCPRCESTNTKFCYFNNYSLTQPRHFCKTCRRYWTRGGALRNVPVGGGCRRNKRSKGSSSKSPASSADRQSGSAGSTSSIPSNSGTAGDVIGLGPTMPPLRFMTPNLHQLTHDFAASEIGLNYGLNYGAISAPMGVAGDLNFHIGSALGGGAGTDGGGSLLSSGGLEQWRLQQTQQFPFFGGLDPNSVPGLFGSGVDASSYVGGASQGRVKASSSGVTQQAASVKMEENNQELNLSRQFLGIPGNEQYXEW; encoded by the exons ATGGTTTTTTCTTCCATCCCAGCTTATCTTGATCCAGCCAACTGGCAACAG CAACCAAATCATCCCCCAGGAACTACTGCTGCTGCTGCGAGCTCACAGCTTCTTCCACCTCCACCGCCGCCGCCGCCACCTCCACAACCTCATGGAGGCGGCAGCTCCGGCTCGATCCGGCCTGGCTCAATGGCTGATCGAGCTCGCATGGCTAACATACCGATGCCAGAGACCGCATTAAAATGCCCAAGATGCGAATCTACAAACACTAAATTTTGCTACTTCAACAATTACAGCCTCACCCAACCTCGCCACTTCTGCAAGACCTGCAGAAGGTACTGGACTAGAGGTGGCGCTCTCAGAAATGTCCCCGTGGGAGGAGGCTGTAGGAGGAACAAAAGGAGCAAAGGGAGCAGTTCAAAGTCCCCAGCAAGCAGCGCCGATCGCCAATCCGGTAGTGCTGGTTCCACCAGCTCAATTCCCTCGAATAGTGGAACCGCCGGGGATGTAATAGGCCTCGGCCCGACTATGCCACCGCTGCGCTTCATGACTCCTAACTTGCATCAACTCACTCACGACTTTGCTGCAAGCGAGATCGGCTTGAACTATGGCTTGAATTACGGCGCGATCTCGGCACCAATGGGAGTGGCTGGTGACTTGAATTTCCACATAGGAAGCGCTTTGGGAGGAGGTGCTGGTACCGATGGAGGAGGATCTTTGTTATCGAGTGGGGGTTTAGAGCAGTGGCGGCTGCAGCAAACACAGCAGTTTCCCTTCTTTGGTGGCTTGGATCCTAATTCAGTACCGGGGTTGTTTGGTAGTGGTGTTGATGCATCCAGTTACGTGGGTGGAGCGAGTCAGGGCCGAGTCAAGGCGTCTAGCTCGGGAGTTACTCAGCAGGCGGCTTCagtgaaaatggaagaaaataatCAGGAACTGAATTTGTCGAGGCAGTTCTTGGGAATCCCTGGCAATGAACAGT TGGAGTGGTAA